Below is a genomic region from Populus trichocarpa isolate Nisqually-1 chromosome 15, P.trichocarpa_v4.1, whole genome shotgun sequence.
AGGGACAGACATTTGCTGCATTGCAAGTTTTGAAGGTACTTCTTTGCTAATGTCTTTGCTTATCAATATTTTAGAGTGATGGTGGGGCGACCAGTGTGTATAAACTGTATAGAAAAATGTGGACtaccaatttaaaatttttcttgttcttgttcttttttttattttttatttttttataaatttattccaGGTTATTGAGGCTGATGTTCAACCTAGTGATCTATGTACACGCCGTGAATATGCTCGCTGGTTAGTTGCTGCTAGCAGTGTTCTTTCAAGGTATGCATCTTTCTTAATAGGATGACTTGTCTAGCATTGAGCTTGAGGATTACATCCAACTAGCAATGCAAAATTTTCATCAGAAGCTTAAAATATGTGTTTTGACTGCCTTCTGATTGCTTGAAGGAGCACGGTGTCAAAAGTATATCCTGCAATGTACATAGAGAATGTTACTGAACTCGCGTTTGATGATATCACACCTGATGACCCTGATTTTTCATCCATTCAAGGTTCGAATTGCAGCTAAGatcttcaattataattttagtgGCAAAGCTTTGTTTCACAGCATTATATTTGTTAACCGAGTTGTATCTTTTAGGCTTAGCTGAAGCAGGATTTATCTCAAGCAAGCTTTCGAATCATGATTTGCTTTCTTCTTCAGTTGAAAACCAAGGTCCATTTTACTTTGCTGCTGAAAGGTGATAGCAGTTTTACCCTGCAATATTAAATGTGCTGATTTTGATACCCTGTTTAATCCTTGATGAATTTATAGTCCCGTGTTATCTCACAATTAGGCTGGTCTTTGTCCTTTCTAGAATTCAGAGCCACTATGTTAACTTCCAATTGTtctctaattattatttatagtatttatgCATCATATATGACGATGCTACCTAGCCTTGGCATTATGGTGTCATGCAAGAGACTGCGGTGCAAAATTTCTCCTCTGGCTAAACTCAACATCATCATGCATTAAGTGTTGTATCATTTGGAATCTACCATGAAAGAATCTTCCAGGATTTTTCTGTCTTTTGTTTCAAATATGTGCAGCAATATTATTCTTTACAATTTTATGATTCATCTCTTTGTTATTGTCCTCATCAAGTTTTGCCACTGCAGCCCTTTATCACGCCAGGACCTTGTAAGTTGGAAGATGGCCCTAGATAAAAGACAACTTCCAGAAGCAGATAAAAAGGTCAcagctttttctttcttaatccaTCTCTTTTGCTACTGTGTTGCATTTAGTCAAAATGTTTTGAGTGAGTGTTgcatttatctttcttttgcAATTGCTTACAGATGCTATACAAGCTTTCTGGGTTTAGAGATATTGACAAGATAAACCCAGATGCATGGCCTGCACTTGTGGCTGACTTGTCTGCAGGAGATCAAGGAATTATATCACTTGCATTCGGTGAGTCATGTTAACCTGCAgtcatattttcttaattttgtgtTGAGTTGGATAATTGAGATGCCTAACCCACCAACCCCCTCCTATGTGTCTCCCTAAAGGTTGCACGAGATTGTTCCAGCCTGATAAACCTGTCACAAAGGCCCAAGCTGCTGTTGCTCTTGCAACTGGTGAGGCTTCTGACACAGTTAGTGAAGAGCTTGCACGCATTGAAGCAGAATCTGTGGCAGAAAATGCTGTTTCTGCCCACAATGCTTTAGTAGCTCAAGCTGAACAGGATATAAATGCAAGTTTTGAGAAGGAGCTTTCCATGGAGAGGGAAAAGATTAATGCTGTAGAGAAAATGGCTGAAGAGGCAAGGTGCGAATTAGAAAGGTTAAGAGCTGAGAGGGAGAAGGATGGTGTTGCCTTGATGAAGGAACGCATTGCTATTGAATCTGAAATGGAAGTTCTTTCAAAGTTAAGGCGTGAAGTGGAGGAGCAGTTGCAAAGCCTTTTGAGCAACAAGTTGGAGATatcatatgaaaaagaaaggattAGCAAGCTTCAAAAGGAAGCTGAGAGTGAAAAGCAGGAGATCTCTAGATTACAGTATGACCTAGAGGTTGAGCGGAAAGCCTTATCTATGGCcaggtaagaaaataataattgccTTTGGCATGACCGGCCTTGAAATGGAGTTATCATGTTGTCCTTGACTTTAGTTCTATTGCCTGATTGTAAAAACATTACCATAACTAATTACGTCTTTCATTTTTTACATTATCATTCAGAGCTCGTGGCCTTAACTAATTGCAACcgtctttcattttttatgttatcattCAGGGCTTGGGCTGAAGACGAGGCAAAAAGAGCAAGAGAGCAGGCAAAAGCCCTTGAAGAGGCTAGATATCGGTGGGAGAAGCATGGCATCAAGGTGGTTGTTGACAGCAGTCTTGATGAAGAGAGTTCTACTGGAGTTACATGGCTGACTGCTGGAAAACAAGTCTCTTCTGTTGAAGGAACTGTTAACAGGGCTGAGAACTTGGTGGACAAGCTCAAGCTAATGGCAGATAACGTTAAAGGGAAGTCTCGAGAAGTAATTGATAAAATCATAC
It encodes:
- the LOC7454517 gene encoding uncharacterized protein LOC7454517 isoform X2 is translated as MEPFTTQQEVSLASDKEDDKVEESKSEDRNDSDLESKTDIQTDLSSFPELNEAPNENVLGDSTETSTVDNVDYATRVSGTGNNDSFQEDLQYESSFDDKSVAPEMTPSSENLPSSEINASSPVSTFEVDKNPVNVEPSNVPDITNLNTDLQSELPVSKINENSDPSSDSFTSTVLEPKEPMGVNISDSSPMDTSSEPQIVPEDDTEAVASLLTKENLDLSNTTQNSAERNSSSLEVNYLDESDFSGTVSDFANQAIIANNEMKESEPFFELPTPEISFSSAGIPAPSAVSAALQVLPGKVLVPAVVDQLQGQTFAALQVLKVIEADVQPSDLCTRREYARWLVAASSVLSRSTVSKVYPAMYIENVTELAFDDITPDDPDFSSIQGLAEAGFISSKLSNHDLLSSSVENQGPFYFAAESPLSRQDLVSWKMALDKRQLPEADKKMLYKLSGFRDIDKINPDAWPALVADLSAGDQGIISLAFGCTRLFQPDKPVTKAQAAVALATGEASDTVSEELARIEAESVAENAVSAHNALVAQAEQDINASFEKELSMEREKINAVEKMAEEARCELERLRAEREKDGVALMKERIAIESEMEVLSKLRREVEEQLQSLLSNKLEISYEKERISKLQKEAESEKQEISRLQYDLEVERKALSMARAWAEDEAKRAREQAKALEEARYRWEKHGIKVVVDSSLDEESSTGVTWLTAGKQVSSVEGTVNRAENLVDKLKLMADNVKGKSREVIDKIIQKVQVLISILREWVAKAYAQTKELKEATISKTRGSIQELQQNTTEFSFAIKEKARGSMQELRQHTADFSLAVKESTKRVAEDCREGVEKLTQKFKS